In the genome of Saccharomonospora viridis DSM 43017, one region contains:
- a CDS encoding class E sortase, with product MDEVEDEPIAEDSPVDPPQDTEPPTSAPKPAKGGSGGGIRTAVRTFGEILITLGIVVLLFVVYELYVTNLMSQRLQDQASAELEERWSQQREIHAEPMDGEAFARIYIPSFGVDWNFTIQRGVDSATLEVGPGHYKQTAMPGEQGNFAVAGHRVGKGAPFNDLDLLSSCDAVVIETIDSFYVYRVLPMSDEVQGWAQGKGADPRCAGVRPLAEYDPVYSETVGRRIVLPDRGDAVAPVPYRPDADLPEANRVELLTLTTCHPRFSDRERMIIHGVLTAVYEKEAGATYEQLLKEIGEA from the coding sequence GTGGACGAGGTCGAGGACGAGCCGATCGCCGAGGACTCGCCCGTCGACCCGCCGCAGGACACGGAGCCGCCCACGTCTGCACCGAAACCCGCGAAAGGCGGTTCCGGGGGTGGGATACGCACGGCCGTGCGCACCTTCGGGGAGATCCTGATCACCCTCGGGATCGTCGTGCTGCTGTTCGTGGTGTACGAGCTGTACGTCACCAACCTCATGTCGCAGCGGTTGCAGGACCAGGCGAGCGCGGAACTCGAGGAGCGGTGGTCACAGCAGCGCGAGATCCATGCCGAACCCATGGACGGTGAAGCCTTCGCGCGTATCTACATCCCGTCGTTCGGGGTCGACTGGAACTTCACCATCCAGCGGGGCGTGGATTCCGCGACGTTGGAGGTGGGCCCGGGCCATTACAAGCAGACCGCCATGCCCGGGGAACAGGGCAACTTCGCCGTCGCGGGACACCGGGTGGGTAAAGGCGCTCCGTTCAACGACCTGGACCTGCTCTCCTCCTGCGACGCCGTGGTGATCGAGACCATCGACAGCTTCTACGTGTACCGCGTGCTGCCGATGAGTGACGAGGTGCAGGGTTGGGCGCAGGGTAAGGGCGCCGATCCGCGCTGCGCCGGGGTGAGGCCGCTGGCCGAGTACGACCCGGTGTACAGCGAGACGGTCGGTCGACGCATCGTTCTCCCCGACCGGGGCGATGCCGTGGCGCCGGTGCCGTATCGCCCCGATGCGGACCTTCCCGAGGCCAACCGCGTGGAACTGCTGACCCTGACCACGTGTCATCCCCGTTTCTCCGACCGGGAACGCATGATCATCCATGGGGTGCTGACCGCGGTGTACGAGAAGGAAGCGGGAGCGACGTACGAGCAGTTGCTGAAGGAGATCGGGGAGGCCTGA
- a CDS encoding DUF2020 domain-containing protein has product MRTSLVVIGAAVAAFVAGCSGGQSSEQPQTTMDRPTSESSEAVSELTLPPEPEPENAGPCPYLDTEFVAEFNGQRVGEVKTSSEEPHPTCFFYRPDGDLQLQVRVYVGEEDVARALVDAAAPVETSNPTSQPTGWEGGYESNDDGAVYAVFKGGNAVVVTTNQPQSVKARTVATEAIANLRI; this is encoded by the coding sequence ATGCGCACAAGCCTTGTCGTGATCGGCGCGGCCGTGGCCGCGTTCGTGGCCGGATGTTCCGGCGGTCAGTCGTCGGAACAGCCTCAGACCACAATGGATAGACCTACTTCGGAATCGTCGGAGGCGGTGTCGGAGCTGACCCTGCCACCGGAGCCCGAACCCGAGAACGCGGGGCCGTGTCCCTATCTCGACACGGAATTCGTGGCCGAGTTCAACGGTCAGCGGGTCGGCGAGGTGAAGACGTCCTCTGAGGAGCCTCATCCGACGTGTTTCTTCTACCGGCCCGACGGCGATCTCCAGCTGCAGGTCCGGGTATACGTCGGGGAGGAGGACGTGGCCCGGGCGCTGGTCGACGCGGCGGCACCCGTCGAGACGTCGAATCCCACGTCGCAGCCCACCGGATGGGAGGGCGGTTACGAGTCGAATGACGACGGTGCGGTGTACGCCGTTTTCAAGGGGGGCAACGCCGTTGTCGTCACCACGAATCAACCCCAAAGTGTGAAGGCGCGAACTGTGGCGACGGAGGCCATTGCCAACTTACGGATCTGA
- a CDS encoding TetR/AcrR family transcriptional regulator translates to MTDSQRPGARPDARPELPGVLARMWGREPTPRRGPKPSLDLARITEAAITIADADGLAAVSMSSVASRLGVAPMSLYRYVDSKDELLLAMLDAASGDPPPVGGLSRRDYLFRWTKAHVETFLARPWLLSIARGGPPLGPRGLLWLEQLLTALDDTPLDGEEKILIATTLSGYALNEASLIIALERSPKQGSQPSSSAAYGELIAELVDRRTYPRLAEIARGHTFAAAEGAWIDEKDFRFGLDLLLDGIDALIARRS, encoded by the coding sequence ATGACAGACAGTCAACGCCCGGGAGCACGTCCTGATGCGCGTCCCGAGCTGCCCGGTGTCCTCGCCCGCATGTGGGGGCGCGAGCCGACACCTCGCCGGGGTCCGAAGCCGAGCCTCGATCTCGCCCGGATCACCGAAGCCGCCATCACGATCGCCGACGCCGACGGTCTCGCCGCGGTTTCGATGAGCAGCGTCGCCTCTCGGCTCGGTGTCGCCCCGATGTCGCTTTATCGCTACGTGGACAGTAAGGACGAACTGCTGCTCGCCATGCTCGACGCCGCGAGCGGCGATCCGCCCCCCGTCGGCGGGCTCTCCCGGCGCGACTACCTCTTTCGGTGGACCAAAGCCCATGTCGAGACGTTCCTCGCCCGCCCCTGGCTGCTGTCCATCGCCCGAGGCGGTCCCCCGCTCGGCCCGCGGGGATTGCTGTGGCTCGAGCAGCTGCTCACCGCGCTCGACGACACCCCACTCGACGGCGAGGAGAAGATCCTCATCGCCACCACGCTCAGCGGCTACGCCCTCAACGAGGCGTCACTGATCATCGCTTTGGAGCGATCGCCGAAGCAGGGCTCCCAACCCTCCAGCTCGGCCGCATACGGAGAGCTGATCGCCGAACTCGTGGATCGGAGGACCTACCCGCGACTCGCGGAAATCGCCCGGGGCCACACCTTCGCCGCGGCAGAGGGCGCCTGGATCGACGAGAAGGACTTCCGATTCGGCCTCGACCTGCTCCTCGACGGCATCGACGCGTTGATCGCGCGTCGTTCGTGA
- a CDS encoding peptidylprolyl isomerase, which translates to MNRVTDSNATPSGGKITATLHTNRGDIRLVLFPDHAPKTVANFVGLAEGTKEYTQPNAKGERSGPFYDGSIFHRVIDGFMIQGGDPTGTGRGGPGYKFGDEFHPELQFDRPYLLAMANAGPGTNGSQFFITVARTPHLNFKHTIFGEVADQESREVVDAIARTATGPGDKPLEDVVIERVTIERA; encoded by the coding sequence ATGAATCGCGTGACTGACAGCAATGCAACCCCCAGTGGCGGGAAGATCACAGCCACCTTGCACACCAATCGGGGTGACATCCGGTTGGTGCTCTTCCCGGATCACGCGCCGAAGACGGTCGCGAACTTCGTCGGACTGGCTGAAGGCACGAAGGAGTACACCCAGCCGAACGCCAAAGGTGAGAGGTCCGGCCCGTTCTACGACGGTTCGATCTTCCACCGCGTCATCGACGGCTTCATGATCCAGGGCGGTGACCCCACGGGCACCGGCCGCGGTGGTCCCGGGTACAAGTTCGGTGACGAGTTCCACCCCGAGCTGCAGTTCGACCGGCCGTACCTGCTGGCCATGGCCAATGCGGGGCCCGGCACGAACGGATCGCAGTTTTTCATCACCGTCGCCCGGACGCCGCACCTGAACTTCAAGCACACCATCTTCGGTGAGGTGGCCGACCAGGAGTCCCGGGAGGTCGTCGACGCGATCGCTCGCACGGCCACCGGCCCCGGTGACAAGCCGCTCGAGGACGTCGTCATCGAGCGGGTCACCATCGAGCGCGCCTGA
- a CDS encoding PH domain-containing protein: MDNSPRAWAPKPGLVGVGWVLTAVSAIALGWNITSGDRPGTLLLAVVSAAFLAASLHGTVVRPRLLADSEGVRVRTLGGTHFHPWSRLGLRLTTTRRYGRDVEALELDPTDGRLTVFGWVELGTDPHDVHEELLRLRQNPHNTG, translated from the coding sequence GTGGACAACTCGCCGCGAGCCTGGGCACCCAAGCCCGGGCTCGTCGGTGTCGGCTGGGTACTCACCGCCGTCTCCGCCATCGCGCTCGGCTGGAACATCACCTCCGGTGATCGACCGGGCACGCTGTTGTTGGCCGTGGTGAGCGCTGCGTTCCTGGCCGCGTCCCTGCACGGCACCGTCGTGCGTCCCCGCCTCCTAGCCGACAGCGAAGGGGTGCGCGTACGCACTCTCGGCGGCACCCACTTCCATCCCTGGTCACGTCTCGGCCTACGACTCACCACGACCAGGCGGTACGGCCGTGACGTCGAAGCACTCGAACTCGACCCCACAGACGGACGACTCACCGTGTTCGGTTGGGTGGAACTCGGCACCGATCCCCACGACGTGCACGAGGAGCTACTGCGGCTGCGTCAGAACCCGCACAACACCGGGTGA
- the pknB gene encoding Stk1 family PASTA domain-containing Ser/Thr kinase, with product MSAPRLLSNRYELGDTLGYGGMSEVHHGHDTRLGREVAVKILRADLARDPMFQERFRREAQNAAALNHPAIVAVYDTGEAETEYGPLPYIVMEYVEGRTLRDIVKTEGPMPQKRAMEVMADVCAALDFSHRHGIVHRDVKPANVMITRTGAVKVMDFGIARAVHDGQAAMTQTAAVIGTAQYLSPEQARGETVDARSDVYSAGCVLYELVTGEPPFTGDSPVAVAYQHVREAPRAPSETNPSVSPELDAVVLKALAKSTSERYQSAAEMRSDLVRTLSGQRPSAPLAGAAPVEDERTQVLESSSRAPEPEDDYDPQAYDDEEEARKRRRRRGITAAVLTVLILGVVAFISWIMGAFKQEAEVMAVPDVVGMQVEQAKQKLHEAGFQKYQTQPVVCLDNPPSGESQCTSDQIDSVIASDPEPHSQVPLTTEIVLQVGTAPEKVEVPDLTNLTREEAEAALAEVNLVLDPNVDMVEVENEEQYGKVVGQDPPAGEEVEQGHSVTIQIGKTPEMVEVPDMTGESFEKAKATLEGLGLVVKREDVDAEEPQGTVVGQHPNGGHVREGSEVVLKVSNGSQAKIDMPDIVGMTEEEAVSALRNAGWNGTHSLQFQSTSDSDQVGKVLNSSPAPGSSITKNQQIVLYIGADESGSTEPPPDDDDPGFPFGRNGNS from the coding sequence ATGAGCGCACCCCGACTGCTCTCAAACCGCTACGAACTGGGTGACACACTCGGCTACGGCGGTATGTCCGAGGTCCATCACGGTCACGACACCCGGCTCGGCCGTGAGGTGGCTGTGAAGATCCTGCGTGCCGACCTCGCCCGTGACCCGATGTTTCAGGAGCGCTTCCGGCGGGAGGCGCAGAACGCCGCGGCCTTGAATCACCCGGCGATCGTCGCGGTGTACGACACCGGCGAGGCCGAGACCGAGTACGGTCCGCTGCCGTACATCGTCATGGAGTACGTCGAGGGTCGGACGCTCCGCGACATCGTGAAGACCGAGGGCCCGATGCCGCAGAAACGGGCCATGGAAGTCATGGCCGATGTCTGCGCCGCGTTGGATTTCTCTCACCGGCACGGCATCGTGCACCGGGACGTCAAGCCGGCCAACGTCATGATCACCCGCACCGGCGCGGTGAAGGTGATGGACTTCGGTATCGCCCGCGCCGTACACGACGGACAGGCCGCCATGACGCAGACGGCCGCGGTGATCGGAACCGCCCAGTACCTGTCGCCGGAGCAGGCGCGGGGCGAGACGGTGGACGCGCGTTCGGACGTCTATTCCGCGGGCTGTGTGCTGTACGAACTCGTCACCGGTGAACCACCGTTCACGGGCGACTCGCCGGTGGCTGTGGCGTACCAGCACGTGCGGGAGGCCCCTCGAGCTCCATCGGAGACGAATCCGTCCGTGTCCCCCGAGCTGGACGCCGTCGTGTTGAAGGCCCTCGCCAAGAGCACGAGCGAGCGATACCAGTCGGCGGCGGAGATGCGGTCCGACCTTGTGCGGACCCTGTCCGGTCAGCGTCCGTCCGCTCCGCTCGCGGGTGCCGCCCCGGTCGAGGACGAACGCACCCAGGTGCTCGAGTCCTCATCCCGGGCTCCGGAGCCGGAGGACGACTACGATCCGCAGGCCTACGACGACGAGGAGGAGGCCCGGAAGCGGCGCAGACGACGTGGGATCACCGCGGCCGTCCTCACCGTGTTGATCCTCGGGGTGGTCGCGTTCATCTCGTGGATCATGGGGGCCTTCAAGCAGGAAGCCGAAGTCATGGCCGTTCCCGACGTCGTCGGGATGCAGGTCGAACAGGCGAAGCAGAAACTGCACGAAGCGGGCTTCCAGAAGTACCAGACACAACCCGTCGTCTGCCTCGACAATCCCCCGTCGGGTGAGTCGCAGTGCACGTCCGACCAGATCGACAGCGTGATCGCGAGCGACCCCGAACCCCACAGTCAGGTCCCGCTTACCACCGAGATCGTCCTCCAGGTGGGCACGGCTCCGGAGAAGGTGGAGGTGCCCGACCTGACGAACCTGACGCGTGAGGAGGCCGAGGCCGCACTGGCGGAGGTCAACCTGGTCCTCGACCCGAACGTGGATATGGTCGAGGTCGAGAACGAGGAGCAGTACGGCAAGGTCGTCGGACAGGATCCGCCGGCCGGTGAAGAGGTGGAGCAGGGCCACTCCGTGACCATCCAGATCGGCAAGACGCCGGAGATGGTCGAGGTGCCCGACATGACGGGCGAGTCGTTCGAGAAGGCCAAGGCCACCCTCGAAGGTCTCGGTCTGGTCGTCAAACGCGAGGACGTCGACGCCGAGGAACCTCAGGGCACGGTCGTGGGCCAGCATCCCAACGGAGGCCACGTGAGGGAGGGCTCCGAAGTGGTGCTCAAGGTCTCCAACGGTTCGCAGGCGAAGATCGACATGCCCGACATCGTCGGCATGACGGAGGAGGAAGCGGTCTCCGCCTTGCGGAACGCGGGCTGGAACGGCACGCACTCCCTCCAGTTCCAGTCCACGTCCGACTCCGATCAGGTCGGCAAGGTGCTCAACAGCAGCCCCGCGCCCGGCAGCTCGATCACCAAGAATCAACAGATCGTGCTCTACATCGGCGCCGATGAGAGCGGCTCCACCGAGCCACCGCCGGACGACGACGATCCGGGCTTCCCATTCGGTAGGAACGGCAACAGCTGA
- a CDS encoding DUF6918 family protein, whose product MADTLKEILLDSSRRPNVVTDLQNLIDEEVANKGGLSGTAIKTGYAAVKKMKPGIIGAAVDSLLDEFVAALEPIYADFKASGASDFGSYLPTRSDAADALLSVTDARAEKSSRESIKKVYNKLRPKGKENVEEALPRLGKLIDKYAA is encoded by the coding sequence GTGGCTGACACCCTGAAGGAAATTCTGCTCGACTCCAGCCGTCGCCCGAACGTGGTGACCGACCTCCAGAACCTGATCGACGAGGAGGTCGCGAACAAGGGCGGTCTTTCCGGAACCGCCATCAAGACCGGCTACGCGGCTGTGAAGAAGATGAAGCCGGGCATCATCGGCGCTGCGGTGGACAGCCTGCTCGACGAGTTCGTCGCCGCTCTTGAGCCCATTTACGCCGACTTCAAGGCCAGCGGTGCCAGCGACTTCGGTTCGTACCTGCCCACCAGGTCGGACGCCGCTGACGCGCTGCTCTCGGTTACGGACGCCCGCGCTGAGAAGAGCAGCCGCGAGAGCATCAAGAAGGTCTACAACAAGCTGCGCCCGAAGGGCAAGGAGAACGTCGAGGAGGCTCTGCCCCGGCTGGGCAAGCTGATCGACAAGTACGCCGCCTGA
- the crgA gene encoding cell division protein CrgA yields the protein MPKSKVRKKTAYTPPPNRQPVKVKAAGPSHPVYKIVMFGLMLLGLLWLVVNYLAGHKLDFMAELGSWNFAIGFALMITGLLMTMRWR from the coding sequence ATGCCCAAGTCCAAGGTCCGCAAGAAGACGGCATACACGCCGCCACCGAATCGCCAGCCGGTCAAGGTGAAAGCGGCGGGCCCCTCGCATCCGGTCTACAAGATCGTGATGTTCGGGTTGATGCTCCTCGGCCTGCTCTGGCTCGTGGTCAACTACCTGGCCGGCCACAAGCTCGACTTCATGGCCGAGCTCGGTAGTTGGAACTTCGCGATCGGCTTCGCCTTGATGATCACCGGACTGCTGATGACCATGCGGTGGCGTTGA
- a CDS encoding rhomboid family intramembrane serine protease: MTEPPNPPPYGQSQQQEALPGCWWHPGRQTGLRCVRCDRPACPDCLREASVGHQCIDCVTSARQQQRAQAEAYRRAGYGARTVVGARVPQRVVVVPLLIAINVVIYALTAFQAGSVMDNHLSPVFEDGVLWPVAVVLFDEWWRLLASGFLHYGLLHLAMNMLALWVLGRDLELLLGRIRFLAVYFLSMFAGAVAVFVFGAADTATAGASGAIYGLMGAVLVAVLRLRLNATAAIGIIVLNIVISVSLPGISLLGHLGGLVAGALAMIAMVFAPERNRAAYQAGAVAIMAAALAGLVVYRDAELFDQLCFHPVLCGF, encoded by the coding sequence GTGACCGAGCCCCCCAACCCCCCGCCGTATGGGCAGTCACAACAGCAGGAGGCCCTGCCGGGATGCTGGTGGCATCCGGGCAGGCAGACCGGCCTGCGTTGTGTGCGGTGTGACCGGCCCGCGTGTCCGGACTGTCTGCGCGAGGCGTCGGTCGGGCATCAGTGCATCGACTGTGTGACCTCGGCGCGGCAGCAACAACGCGCCCAGGCAGAGGCGTACCGGAGGGCCGGGTACGGCGCCCGTACGGTGGTGGGGGCCCGAGTCCCACAGCGGGTCGTCGTGGTCCCGTTGCTGATCGCCATCAATGTGGTCATCTACGCGCTCACGGCCTTCCAAGCCGGCAGCGTGATGGACAACCACCTGTCCCCGGTGTTCGAGGACGGTGTGCTGTGGCCCGTGGCCGTCGTCCTGTTCGACGAATGGTGGCGGCTGCTCGCATCGGGCTTCCTGCACTACGGCCTGCTCCACCTGGCGATGAACATGCTCGCGCTGTGGGTGCTGGGCCGGGACCTGGAACTCCTGCTCGGACGCATCCGGTTCCTGGCCGTGTACTTCCTGTCGATGTTCGCGGGTGCAGTGGCCGTGTTCGTCTTCGGTGCGGCGGATACGGCCACCGCCGGTGCCTCCGGTGCCATCTACGGGTTGATGGGCGCGGTCCTGGTCGCGGTGCTGCGATTGCGGCTGAACGCCACGGCGGCGATCGGGATCATCGTCTTGAACATCGTGATCAGCGTGTCGCTTCCCGGGATCTCGTTGTTGGGGCACCTCGGTGGCCTGGTGGCGGGGGCGTTGGCGATGATCGCGATGGTGTTCGCGCCGGAGAGGAACCGGGCCGCTTACCAAGCCGGTGCGGTGGCGATCATGGCCGCCGCCTTGGCGGGACTCGTGGTGTACCGCGACGCCGAGCTTTTCGACCAGCTGTGTTTTCACCCGGTGTTGTGCGGGTTCTGA
- a CDS encoding serine/threonine-protein kinase, with translation MLSSGQLLAQRYRLEGRIAVGGMGEVWEASDTRLDRTVAVKILKAELSGDAEFLHRFRTEARTTASLNHHGIAAVHDYGETEAGDGSDTSIAYLVMELVEGEPLAAILARERRLSPERTLDILEQAGRALQAAHERGLVHRDVKPGNILVTPSGVVKLTDFGIAKAADAAPVTRSGMVMGTAHYIAPEQALGHDAEPASDVYSLAVCGYECLAGHRPFLSDHAVSVAMMHIRDMVPPLPPDVPPNVRAVVEATLVKDPRQRYANGGEFADAIAAVRAGRPLPPPSGLAAAGYLTHPINPNTHPAQAAPIALSSPQTPVPGPVGPGSHPAISPVPPPGDMRQVPRPPRRSPVGTLLAVALVLLATVVIVVLALTVWNDDGSGSTTERVPVGDNWPNTGMHSPGGGGEQGMMSTLLLENHR, from the coding sequence ATGCTGTCGTCCGGGCAACTGCTCGCACAGCGCTACCGGCTCGAAGGCCGCATCGCGGTCGGCGGGATGGGCGAGGTGTGGGAAGCCAGCGACACCCGGCTCGACCGCACCGTGGCGGTGAAGATCCTCAAGGCCGAACTGTCCGGTGATGCGGAGTTCCTGCACAGGTTCAGAACCGAGGCGCGGACGACCGCCTCGCTGAACCACCATGGGATCGCGGCCGTGCACGACTACGGCGAGACCGAGGCCGGGGACGGCTCCGACACCTCGATCGCCTATCTCGTCATGGAACTGGTCGAGGGCGAACCACTGGCGGCGATCCTCGCCCGGGAACGTCGGCTGTCCCCGGAGCGCACCCTCGACATCCTCGAACAGGCGGGACGCGCGCTTCAGGCGGCCCATGAACGTGGGCTCGTCCACCGGGACGTGAAACCGGGCAACATCCTCGTCACGCCGAGCGGCGTGGTGAAACTCACCGACTTCGGCATCGCCAAGGCCGCCGACGCCGCGCCGGTCACCCGCTCGGGCATGGTGATGGGAACCGCCCACTACATCGCTCCCGAGCAGGCGCTGGGGCACGACGCCGAGCCCGCCAGCGACGTGTACTCACTCGCCGTGTGCGGTTACGAGTGTCTCGCCGGACACAGGCCGTTCCTGTCGGATCACGCCGTGAGCGTGGCGATGATGCACATCCGGGACATGGTGCCGCCCCTACCGCCCGACGTGCCCCCGAACGTGCGGGCGGTCGTCGAAGCCACCCTCGTCAAAGACCCACGACAGCGCTACGCCAACGGTGGTGAGTTCGCCGACGCCATCGCCGCCGTTCGGGCGGGGCGTCCGCTACCACCGCCGTCCGGTCTGGCCGCCGCCGGCTACCTGACCCATCCCATCAACCCGAACACGCACCCGGCTCAGGCGGCTCCCATAGCGCTGTCGTCACCACAGACTCCCGTTCCGGGTCCGGTCGGACCAGGATCACATCCCGCGATATCGCCGGTTCCCCCGCCCGGCGATATGCGACAGGTGCCCCGGCCCCCTCGGCGCAGCCCGGTGGGAACACTGCTGGCCGTGGCGCTGGTGCTCCTGGCGACGGTCGTGATCGTCGTACTCGCTCTCACGGTGTGGAACGACGATGGGTCCGGAAGTACCACGGAACGAGTTCCGGTGGGAGACAACTGGCCTAACACTGGCATGCATTCACCCGGTGGAGGCGGTGAACAAGGCATGATGAGCACGCTCCTGTTGGAGAACCACAGGTGA
- a CDS encoding ABC transporter permease yields the protein MTVRSGASRANRVDELVLLTHRALRREFRQVDGLLVGVALPIMLMCAMVGVFGRAVDTGTTLTYVDYVTPAVMLLCAGYGAAMAGVGITEDRSLGLTQRFKVLPIAGWGIPASHVVAAVLRNVLATGLAVVVALVLGFRPDADLVDWLLVLAVVVGYVVTIAWWSVVWGLLVHSVQAAGALSFIVLFLPYVSSAFVPVESLPGFLQGFAEHQPITPLVESLRGLLLDAPVAEGTGWTVVAWLVGGCVVAVPLATVLFRQ from the coding sequence ATGACGGTGCGAAGCGGGGCTTCCCGGGCGAACCGCGTCGACGAACTCGTGTTACTCACCCACCGCGCGCTGCGCCGAGAGTTCCGTCAGGTCGACGGTCTGCTCGTCGGTGTGGCACTACCGATCATGCTCATGTGCGCGATGGTGGGCGTGTTCGGCCGTGCCGTCGACACCGGGACGACCCTGACGTACGTCGACTACGTCACGCCCGCGGTCATGCTGCTGTGCGCGGGGTACGGCGCTGCCATGGCCGGCGTCGGGATCACCGAGGACCGCAGCCTCGGACTCACCCAGCGGTTCAAGGTCCTGCCGATCGCGGGCTGGGGGATTCCGGCGAGCCACGTGGTGGCCGCCGTACTTCGTAACGTCCTCGCCACGGGTCTCGCGGTCGTCGTGGCGCTCGTCCTGGGTTTCCGCCCTGACGCCGACCTCGTGGACTGGCTGCTCGTACTCGCCGTCGTCGTCGGCTACGTCGTCACCATCGCCTGGTGGTCCGTGGTGTGGGGGCTGCTCGTGCACAGCGTGCAGGCCGCGGGGGCGTTGTCGTTTATCGTGCTGTTCCTGCCGTACGTGTCGAGCGCGTTCGTCCCCGTCGAATCGTTACCCGGCTTCCTCCAAGGCTTCGCCGAACACCAGCCGATCACGCCTCTCGTGGAGTCGCTGCGCGGGCTCCTGCTGGACGCGCCGGTGGCCGAGGGCACGGGCTGGACCGTGGTGGCCTGGTTGGTCGGTGGGTGCGTGGTGGCCGTTCCGTTGGCCACCGTGTTGTTCCGCCAGTGA
- a CDS encoding aminodeoxychorismate/anthranilate synthase component II, with the protein MRVLVVDNYDSFVYNLVQYLAQLGAECVVRRNDVVDADEVPEFDGVLISPGPGTPERAGRSVEVVRRCAAESVPTLGVCLGHQAIGVAWGATIDRAPELFHGKTSRVEHDGTGVLAGLPNPFTATRYHSLTVVPETVPEEFEVTGRTASGVIMAMRHRDLPVEGVQFHPESVLTQGGHRMLANWMASAGHPVPGALVDELEQATLELRQTAVA; encoded by the coding sequence ATGCGGGTACTCGTCGTCGACAACTACGACAGCTTCGTCTACAACCTGGTGCAGTATCTGGCCCAGCTCGGAGCCGAGTGCGTGGTCCGGCGCAACGACGTCGTGGACGCCGACGAGGTACCCGAGTTCGACGGTGTGTTGATATCCCCCGGACCCGGAACGCCCGAGAGAGCGGGCCGCAGCGTCGAGGTCGTGCGGCGGTGTGCGGCCGAGTCGGTACCGACGCTCGGCGTGTGTCTGGGACACCAGGCCATCGGGGTGGCGTGGGGCGCGACGATCGATCGCGCACCCGAACTGTTCCACGGCAAGACCAGCCGGGTGGAGCACGACGGGACCGGTGTCCTGGCCGGGCTGCCGAATCCCTTCACCGCCACTCGGTACCACTCGTTGACCGTCGTGCCGGAGACGGTCCCCGAGGAGTTCGAGGTCACCGGGCGCACCGCCTCGGGCGTGATCATGGCGATGCGGCACCGGGACCTGCCCGTCGAAGGTGTGCAGTTCCATCCGGAGTCGGTGCTGACCCAGGGTGGGCACCGGATGCTGGCGAACTGGATGGCCTCGGCGGGACACCCCGTGCCCGGGGCACTGGTGGACGAACTCGAGCAGGCCACCCTGGAACTGCGACAGACCGCCGTGGCATAG
- a CDS encoding daunorubicin resistance protein DrrA family ABC transporter ATP-binding protein produces the protein MSPPAIEARGIHKTFGKRPVLTGLDLDVPAGTLLALLGPNGSGKTTTVRILTTLLRPDSGTVRVGGHDAFTEPAAVRRAIGLTAQQASVDELLTGRENLELFAGLNHLGRRESRRRAAELLERFRLTDAADRRAGDYSGGMRRRLDLAVSMVAEPRILFLDEPTTGLDPRSRADLWGVIRQLVDTGTTVLLTTQYLEEADRLADRVAIIGGGRVVEEDTPEGLKHRIGTERLRVTFARPLETSTAVALHPGAHPDPENSGVVVPLRGPDHLRQVLNDFHRADLSVTSVSLSAPTLDDVFFHLTDEEVAV, from the coding sequence ATGTCACCTCCGGCGATCGAGGCCCGAGGGATTCACAAGACATTCGGGAAGCGTCCGGTCCTGACCGGACTCGACCTGGACGTCCCCGCGGGCACGCTGCTTGCCCTGCTCGGGCCGAACGGATCCGGCAAGACGACCACCGTCCGTATCCTCACGACGCTGTTGCGCCCGGACAGCGGCACTGTCCGCGTGGGTGGTCACGACGCCTTCACTGAACCGGCGGCCGTCCGCCGCGCCATCGGCCTCACCGCGCAGCAGGCCAGCGTGGACGAGCTGTTGACCGGGCGGGAGAACCTCGAACTGTTCGCCGGTCTGAACCACCTGGGGAGGAGGGAATCCCGCCGTCGAGCGGCCGAACTGCTCGAACGGTTTCGACTCACGGACGCCGCCGACCGCAGGGCGGGTGACTACTCCGGAGGCATGCGGCGCCGTCTCGATTTGGCCGTGAGCATGGTCGCCGAGCCCCGCATCCTGTTCCTCGACGAGCCCACCACCGGGCTCGACCCGCGTAGCCGAGCGGATCTTTGGGGCGTCATCCGCCAGCTGGTCGATACCGGGACGACGGTCCTGCTGACCACGCAGTACCTCGAGGAAGCCGATCGACTCGCCGACCGCGTCGCCATCATCGGTGGCGGTCGTGTCGTGGAGGAGGACACCCCCGAGGGGCTCAAACACCGCATCGGCACGGAACGGCTGCGCGTCACCTTCGCCCGACCACTGGAGACGTCGACCGCGGTCGCGCTCCACCCCGGTGCGCACCCCGACCCCGAAAACAGCGGAGTGGTGGTCCCGTTACGTGGACCGGACCATCTGCGGCAGGTGCTCAACGACTTCCACCGAGCTGATTTGTCGGTGACCTCGGTGTCGCTGTCGGCCCCCACGCTCGACGACGTGTTCTTCCACCTGACCGACGAGGAGGTCGCGGTATGA